One Epinephelus lanceolatus isolate andai-2023 chromosome 17, ASM4190304v1, whole genome shotgun sequence genomic window carries:
- the LOC144458421 gene encoding uncharacterized protein LOC144458421, whose translation MVRLELLVQTMLQRLQTRIQHIISRQPLDLDYLEFVCSQEAVLFSAVSAQVLIPKAIVDALTELHKLVVEERDNQVPIIFVQVCHGATGRPRFDISPDSLLHFINQELPVPCIANLMGVSTRSIYRRMREFGFSVRARYSTCSNMELDRLITEIKKEMPHAGYRLVKGSLKARGFRVQWERVRASMHRVDTVGILCRLNQLGCVVRRTYSVPGPKALVHVDTNHKLIRYVWI comes from the coding sequence GAACTGCTTGTACAAACTATGTTACAGAGACTCCAGACTCGGATTCAGCATATCATCAGTCGGCAGCCACTTGACCTGgattaccttgaatttgtgtgtTCTCAGGAGGCTGTTCTTTTCAGTGCTGTTTCTGCCCAGGTCCTGATCCCAAAAGCCATTGTAGATGCACTTACAGAGCTGCACAAGTTGGTTGTTGAAGAGAGAGACAATCAGGTCCCCATAATATTTGTGCAGGTTTGTCATGGAGCTACCGGGCGTCCAAGATTCGATATTTCTCCAGATTCACTGTTACATTTCATCAACCAAGAGCTTCCTGTGCCCTGTATTGCTAACTTGATGGGAGTGTCCACTCGCTCTATCTATAGGAGAATGAGAGAGTTTGGCTTTTCTGTCAGAGCACGCTATAGCACCTGTTCAAACATGGAGTTGGACCGTTtgatcactgaaataaaaaaagaaatgcctcATGCTGGGTACCGCTTAGTTAAAGGAAGCTTGAAGGCCCGAGGATTCAGAGTGCAGTGGGAGAGGGTGCGGGCCTCTATGCACCGCGTGGACACTGTTGGCATCCTATGTCGGTTGAACCAGTTAGGGTGTGTTGTGCGTCGCACCTACTCAGTTCCTGGCCCCAAAGCTCTGGTCCATGTTGACACCAATCACAAACTAATACGGTATGTTTGGATTTGA